A single region of the Anaerolineales bacterium genome encodes:
- a CDS encoding phytoene desaturase: MGRILVIGSGFGGLAAAIRLAAQGHEVTILEGRDKLGGRAYVYSMNGFQFDGGPTVITAPFMFDDLWAAAGRRREDYVQFVPCDPYYRIFDHHRRSFDYNGDEFFILDQIAKWNPADRDGYQRFMGTTKAIFQKGFLELADKPFLKFTDMVRVAPDLIRMQSYKSVYGYVSQYVKNDFLRRVFSFHPLLIGGNPFDAPSIYAMIHYLEREWGIHYALGGTGALVAAMGRLFAELGGTVHLNAPVQQITIKNGRAVGVRLADGREMAADVVVSNADVASTYLTLIAPEHRRKYTDRRVKNYKYSMSLFVIYFGTKRLYRDHGLAHHNILLGKRYKGLLSDIFKEKVLADDFSLYLHMPTLTDPSIAPPGHEAFYVLAPVPHLGSGIDWAHAAKPYRDAIMGFLEKHYLPNLTENLAAEHWIDPRHFETTLNSYLGAAFSIQPILLQSAWFRPHNRSEDVENLYFVGAGTHPGAGLPGVLSSAIIAANLIGSEVRA, translated from the coding sequence ATGGGGCGAATCCTCGTCATTGGGAGCGGTTTTGGAGGGCTTGCGGCGGCGATCCGCCTTGCCGCGCAGGGGCATGAGGTGACCATCCTCGAAGGGCGCGACAAGCTCGGCGGGCGTGCCTATGTCTACAGCATGAATGGTTTCCAATTTGACGGTGGTCCCACCGTGATCACCGCCCCCTTCATGTTTGATGATCTGTGGGCGGCGGCGGGGCGGCGGCGCGAAGATTACGTCCAGTTCGTCCCTTGCGATCCCTACTACCGGATTTTTGATCACCACCGGCGCAGCTTTGATTACAATGGAGATGAGTTCTTCATCCTCGACCAAATTGCCAAGTGGAATCCCGCAGATCGAGACGGCTATCAACGCTTCATGGGGACAACAAAGGCAATTTTCCAAAAGGGGTTTCTCGAACTAGCGGATAAACCTTTCTTGAAATTCACCGATATGGTGAGGGTTGCCCCCGACCTGATCCGAATGCAAAGTTACAAAAGCGTTTACGGTTATGTCTCGCAGTATGTGAAGAATGACTTTCTGCGCCGTGTCTTTTCCTTCCACCCCCTCTTGATTGGCGGCAACCCCTTTGATGCACCCTCCATCTACGCGATGATCCATTACTTGGAGCGCGAATGGGGGATTCATTACGCGCTAGGAGGGACGGGCGCATTGGTCGCCGCGATGGGGCGCTTGTTTGCCGAACTGGGCGGGACAGTTCACCTGAACGCGCCCGTTCAGCAGATCACGATCAAAAACGGGCGGGCGGTGGGCGTCCGCTTGGCGGATGGGCGAGAGATGGCGGCGGATGTTGTCGTCTCCAATGCCGATGTTGCCTCTACCTACCTCACCCTGATCGCCCCCGAACACCGCCGCAAATACACCGATCGCCGCGTGAAAAACTACAAGTACAGCATGTCCTTGTTCGTCATTTACTTTGGGACAAAACGCCTTTACCGCGATCACGGGTTAGCCCACCATAACATCCTTTTGGGGAAACGCTACAAGGGACTGTTGAGCGATATTTTTAAGGAAAAAGTGTTGGCGGATGATTTCTCGCTCTATCTGCACATGCCCACCCTGACCGATCCAAGCATTGCCCCACCCGGACACGAGGCATTTTACGTCCTTGCCCCCGTCCCCCATTTAGGGTCGGGGATCGATTGGGCGCACGCCGCGAAGCCTTATCGGGATGCGATCATGGGCTTTTTAGAAAAACACTATCTACCCAATCTGACCGAGAATCTCGCTGCTGAACACTGGATCGATCCGCGCCATTTTGAAACCACCTTGAACAGTTACCTCGGCGCGGCATTTTCCATCCAGCCTATTTTGCTGCAATCGGCGTGGTTTCGCCCCCACAACCGCTCAGAGGACGTAGAAAACCTCTATTTTGTTGGGGCGGGGACACACCCCGGCGCAGGGCTGCCCGGTGTGTTATCCTCAGCGATCATCGCAGCGAATTTGATTGGCAGTGAGGTGCGGGCGTGA
- a CDS encoding squalene/phytoene synthase family protein: protein MTTQAWEQSLLRRAWDAAASLPRPVSHADDALLQRAYHHCERMTAAYSRTFYLASGFLPPRKRRAVRALYAFCRVTDNLVDESEGLTARAALESWRGVLTAPHPTGDEPQGLVALAWGDTQAHFHIPTGYALQLIEGVARDLTQTRYTTFADLADYAYGVASTVGLMAMHIIGFAGEATIPYAVKLGVALQLTNILRDVGEDWGRGRLYLPKDDLARFGISEGEIALSSQTGRVTLAWRSFMTYQIARTRQLYAEAQAGIAFLNREGRFAIGAAAHLYRGILDVIERNGCNVFTERARLSLSEKMRRIPAIWWRMRRLQAPHLP, encoded by the coding sequence GTGACGACCCAAGCATGGGAACAATCCCTTCTGCGGCGGGCGTGGGATGCGGCTGCCAGTTTGCCCCGTCCGGTATCCCACGCCGATGACGCGCTTTTGCAGCGGGCATACCATCATTGTGAACGAATGACAGCCGCCTACAGCCGGACGTTTTACCTCGCCTCTGGGTTTCTGCCGCCCAGAAAGCGCCGCGCTGTCCGCGCTTTGTATGCCTTCTGCCGTGTTACGGATAATCTGGTCGATGAATCAGAGGGGCTGACCGCCCGCGCCGCCCTTGAGTCGTGGCGGGGTGTCCTTACCGCGCCGCACCCAACGGGCGATGAACCGCAGGGGCTTGTGGCGTTGGCGTGGGGAGATACACAAGCGCACTTTCACATCCCAACAGGCTATGCCCTCCAACTGATTGAAGGGGTCGCCCGCGACTTAACCCAGACGCGCTACACAACCTTTGCTGACCTTGCCGATTATGCCTATGGCGTTGCCTCTACGGTTGGACTCATGGCAATGCATATCATTGGCTTTGCTGGTGAAGCGACGATCCCCTATGCGGTGAAATTGGGCGTCGCCCTCCAACTGACGAATATCTTGCGCGATGTTGGCGAAGATTGGGGACGTGGACGGTTATACCTGCCGAAGGACGATCTCGCCCGTTTTGGGATTAGCGAAGGGGAGATTGCCCTCAGCAGCCAAACCGGGCGGGTCACTCTAGCTTGGCGTTCGTTCATGACCTATCAGATTGCCCGCACCCGCCAGCTTTACGCTGAGGCACAGGCGGGAATCGCCTTTTTGAACCGTGAGGGGCGCTTTGCCATTGGCGCAGCGGCTCATCTCTATAGGGGCATATTGGATGTGATCGAACGAAACGGCTGCAATGTATTCACCGAACGGGCGCGGCTTAGTTTGTCGGAAAAAATGCGGCGCATCCCCGCTATTTGGTGGCGGATGCGGCGGCTTCAAGCCCCGCACCTCCCATGA
- a CDS encoding lycopene cyclase domain-containing protein has product MTYFGFLARYIVAPTLLLRLWELLDKRGGRALPNGLRGFPLWDVLGLHAAIALLYTTPWDNYLVATKVWWYDKARVTGKVIGYVPLEEYTFFILQPLLTGAWLGTVGRYLPSTIPPSGGEQGMAIRRHGLLVGGIAWLLSTLLMISGVKRTTYLTLLLSWALPPLLLQWAFGGDILWRRRGLVTGAILPATLYLALADRLAIANGNWTISPEKTVGVHLFRKLPLEEFLFFFVTNILITSGAVLMLDSQSKERSIRYGRAIRTLIRRWLGGSG; this is encoded by the coding sequence GTGACCTATTTCGGCTTTCTGGCTCGCTATATTGTTGCCCCAACCCTTCTGCTGCGCCTTTGGGAGCTGCTCGATAAAAGGGGCGGGCGTGCTTTGCCCAATGGGCTGCGCGGCTTCCCGCTGTGGGATGTCCTCGGACTCCATGCCGCAATTGCGCTGCTGTACACCACCCCCTGGGACAATTACCTTGTGGCAACAAAGGTCTGGTGGTACGACAAGGCACGGGTCACGGGCAAAGTGATCGGCTATGTGCCGCTTGAAGAATACACCTTTTTCATCCTCCAACCGCTTTTGACCGGCGCTTGGTTAGGGACGGTGGGGCGCTACCTTCCCTCCACCATCCCTCCAAGTGGAGGCGAACAGGGCATGGCAATCCGCCGGCACGGCTTGCTGGTTGGCGGCATCGCCTGGCTGCTCTCCACCCTGCTGATGATCAGCGGTGTCAAACGGACAACCTACCTCACTCTTTTGCTCTCATGGGCGCTGCCCCCCCTCTTACTCCAATGGGCGTTTGGCGGTGATATTCTCTGGCGGCGGCGGGGGTTGGTCACCGGGGCGATCCTCCCTGCGACACTCTACCTTGCCCTCGCAGATCGCTTGGCAATCGCCAACGGGAATTGGACAATCAGCCCGGAAAAGACGGTGGGCGTTCACCTTTTTCGGAAACTCCCATTAGAGGAATTTTTATTTTTCTTTGTGACGAACATTTTGATCACCAGTGGGGCAGTGCTCATGCTGGATAGCCAGAGCAAAGAGCGTTCGATCCGTTATGGGCGGGCAATTCGCACACTAATCCGCCGTTGGTTGGGAGGCAGCGGGTGA
- a CDS encoding (Fe-S)-binding protein, producing the protein MLSVLEKLLFVALVIAALGLSARGFWQMYKVVRRGEGTLNLAKLPSRTLEALNVYLSQRTTLRARPLVSLIHLGVVWGFTFYFLVNVGDALEGFLPDFKFLGTGGLLAGGYRLIGDLLSVVVLLGVIYFLLRRFVFKEKQLTFRENVLLHPNVKAGGIRRDSLIVGGFILLHVGSRFLGQSVQMAHGIGVGPQPFATALSGIWGTNPDVLKFFDHFFWWSALGLIVAFLPYFPYTKHAHLFMAPLNFLTRPQRTSLGEMEKEDLDDETKEQFGAARLEHLSQTGLVDAFACIMCNRCQDVCPAYTTGKELSPSALEINKRFMIKEQMAAFAGGAESKDPLVGFAISESAVWACTSCGACVDICPVGNEPMLDILDIRRDLAMVQASFPGDLKNAFNGMERQGNPWQLNESRLKWAEGLDVPTTDDNPNFEILYWVGCAAAFEPRAQQTARSFVQLMRLAGVNFAVLGDQEACTGDTARRAGREDLYQAMAETNVETLNGIGMAEKRIVTMCPHCLHNIGKEYHQFGGNYTVIHSTELIEELITKGRLPASAHPNRQSNVTFHDPCYLGRQNDIVDAPRSVLEKGLGVALTEMPRHGKKSFCCGAGGAQFWKEEEHGDARVNLTRYTEAKETGAAIVAVGCPFCMRMFSDAKGEITDGPEVKDVVELIWERLEPGAPKN; encoded by the coding sequence ATGCTTTCTGTCCTTGAAAAACTCTTATTTGTGGCGCTGGTCATTGCCGCGCTCGGGTTGTCGGCGCGGGGCTTTTGGCAGATGTACAAAGTTGTTAGGCGGGGGGAAGGCACGCTGAACCTTGCCAAGCTGCCGTCACGGACGCTTGAGGCGCTAAACGTCTACCTTTCCCAACGGACGACACTCCGCGCCCGCCCCCTCGTCAGCTTGATCCATCTCGGTGTTGTGTGGGGCTTCACCTTCTACTTCCTCGTCAATGTTGGCGATGCGCTGGAAGGCTTTTTGCCCGATTTCAAATTCCTCGGCACAGGCGGGCTGCTTGCCGGAGGGTATCGTCTGATTGGCGATTTATTGAGCGTTGTTGTCTTGCTTGGCGTTATTTACTTTTTGTTGCGCCGCTTTGTCTTTAAGGAAAAACAACTCACCTTTCGGGAAAATGTGTTGCTCCATCCAAATGTGAAAGCGGGCGGTATCCGGCGGGATTCGCTCATTGTTGGCGGGTTTATCCTGCTTCATGTAGGGTCGCGCTTCTTGGGGCAATCGGTGCAAATGGCTCATGGGATTGGGGTCGGACCGCAGCCTTTTGCCACAGCGCTCAGCGGGATATGGGGGACAAATCCCGATGTGCTGAAATTCTTTGATCACTTCTTTTGGTGGTCGGCGCTCGGCTTGATTGTTGCCTTTCTGCCCTATTTCCCCTATACGAAACATGCGCATCTGTTCATGGCGCCGCTCAACTTCCTCACCCGCCCACAGCGCACTTCGCTTGGGGAGATGGAGAAGGAAGACCTTGACGACGAGACAAAAGAGCAGTTTGGCGCGGCACGCTTGGAACACCTTTCCCAAACGGGGCTGGTCGATGCCTTTGCCTGCATCATGTGCAACCGCTGTCAAGATGTCTGCCCCGCCTACACCACCGGCAAAGAACTCTCCCCTTCGGCGTTGGAGATCAACAAGCGCTTCATGATCAAAGAGCAAATGGCGGCGTTTGCCGGTGGGGCGGAATCAAAAGACCCACTGGTCGGCTTTGCCATTAGCGAATCGGCAGTCTGGGCGTGTACCTCGTGCGGGGCGTGCGTCGATATTTGCCCGGTGGGCAACGAACCCATGCTCGATATCCTGGACATTCGGCGTGATTTGGCAATGGTGCAGGCATCCTTCCCAGGGGATCTCAAGAACGCTTTTAATGGGATGGAGCGTCAGGGCAACCCCTGGCAGTTGAACGAAAGCCGCCTGAAGTGGGCAGAGGGCTTGGATGTACCAACAACCGACGACAACCCCAATTTTGAGATTCTCTACTGGGTGGGGTGTGCCGCCGCCTTTGAACCCCGCGCCCAACAAACCGCCCGCTCGTTCGTCCAATTGATGCGTTTGGCGGGGGTGAATTTCGCCGTGTTGGGCGATCAGGAAGCCTGTACGGGGGATACCGCCCGCCGCGCCGGACGGGAAGACCTTTATCAGGCGATGGCGGAAACGAATGTGGAGACGCTCAATGGCATTGGGATGGCGGAAAAACGCATCGTCACGATGTGTCCACATTGTCTCCATAACATCGGCAAGGAATACCATCAATTCGGCGGAAACTACACGGTAATCCACAGCACCGAATTGATTGAGGAATTGATCACGAAAGGGAGACTTCCCGCCAGCGCCCATCCCAACCGCCAATCCAACGTGACCTTCCATGATCCATGCTACTTGGGACGGCAAAATGATATTGTCGATGCGCCGCGCAGCGTTCTAGAAAAAGGCTTAGGCGTGGCACTCACCGAGATGCCCCGACATGGCAAGAAATCGTTCTGCTGTGGGGCGGGAGGGGCGCAGTTTTGGAAAGAAGAAGAACACGGTGATGCCCGCGTGAACCTGACGCGCTATACAGAGGCGAAAGAGACAGGAGCAGCGATAGTGGCTGTGGGATGCCCCTTCTGTATGCGTATGTTCAGCGATGCGAAGGGTGAAATCACCGATGGACCAGAAGTGAAGGATGTTGTTGAACTGATTTGGGAACGCCTGGAACCTGGCGCCCCGAAGAATTAA
- a CDS encoding LLM class F420-dependent oxidoreductase — protein MRLGLMLGYSGSTIDLPIDLAQEADRLGYYALWTAEAYGSDAVTPLAWLGALTKTIHLGTAIMQMPARTPANTAMTAITLDQLSGGRFLLGLGLSGPQVVEGWHGQRYGKPLVRTREYISIIRAILRREKPLVYEGEEYQIPYTGEGATGLGKPLKSILHGRPDLPIYLAAVGPKNVQQAAAIADGWLPIFFSPERYAESFQAQIDAGLAAAGKTIAQFDIAPSVPVVMGTDLEACRLAVKPFLALYIGGMGAKDKNFYFDLACRYGYEGEAVTVQTLFMEGKKFEAALAVPDALVDEIALVGTRERIRDRLTAWRESPITTLNLSMADMAAVRTMAELVL, from the coding sequence ATGCGTTTAGGACTTATGCTCGGTTATTCTGGGTCAACGATTGATCTTCCCATCGATCTGGCTCAAGAGGCGGATCGCCTCGGTTATTACGCCCTGTGGACGGCGGAGGCTTATGGATCAGATGCGGTGACGCCACTGGCGTGGCTTGGCGCGTTGACAAAAACAATCCACCTCGGCACGGCAATCATGCAAATGCCCGCCCGCACTCCGGCGAATACCGCCATGACCGCCATCACACTTGACCAGCTTTCCGGGGGGCGGTTTTTATTAGGGCTGGGCTTGTCCGGTCCGCAAGTTGTTGAGGGGTGGCACGGGCAGCGCTACGGGAAACCTCTCGTGCGGACACGCGAATACATCAGCATTATCCGCGCTATTCTGCGACGCGAAAAACCGCTTGTTTATGAGGGTGAGGAATATCAGATTCCCTACACGGGGGAAGGCGCAACCGGACTGGGAAAACCCCTCAAGTCGATTTTGCATGGTCGCCCCGATCTTCCCATTTACCTTGCCGCTGTCGGACCGAAAAATGTCCAGCAGGCGGCGGCGATTGCCGATGGCTGGCTACCGATTTTCTTTTCCCCAGAGCGCTATGCCGAATCCTTTCAAGCGCAGATTGACGCTGGTTTGGCGGCGGCGGGAAAGACGATTGCCCAGTTCGACATTGCGCCGAGTGTTCCTGTTGTTATGGGAACAGATTTAGAAGCCTGTCGCCTCGCGGTGAAGCCCTTTCTCGCCCTTTACATCGGCGGGATGGGGGCGAAAGACAAAAATTTCTATTTTGATCTTGCTTGTCGCTATGGCTACGAAGGCGAAGCGGTGACCGTCCAAACCCTCTTTATGGAAGGGAAAAAGTTCGAGGCAGCGCTTGCCGTACCCGACGCCCTTGTTGATGAGATCGCCCTCGTCGGGACGCGGGAGCGGATTCGGGATCGTCTAACGGCATGGCGGGAAAGCCCGATCACGACGCTGAACCTGAGCATGGCGGATATGGCAGCCGTGCGGACGATGGCGGAACTCGTCCTTTAG
- a CDS encoding WecB/TagA/CpsF family glycosyltransferase: protein MTPDTRIAPPIPQRLLAVKIGDIGDLICVTPALRALRETFPTAQIDILTTPHAAPILAHTGLVDTIIPFTVRGWEAARDLLKPSSQRALWTLAGDLRRRRYDTTITFHQLSTRFGALKHAFIQRAVGARVRVGLDNGRGWFFSHRVTDGGFGARHQVGYWLALAEVLGAHTANHHLTVGISALERAWAEETLPAGKTYAAIHPGSGGLNPARRWDAAKFAEVADYLHRQRGHTVMVVGGKGDDAESVLEGMETRDIAVNLVGRTTLNQLAALLERCTLFVGGDSGVMHLAAAIPGLQVISPFGATNAEAWRAWSESAVILRSPSLCSPCGYVHHTAGLRTGCAARTCMKAIPTAAVIAAMEGNAPPRQTAPPEVGAANRFRVLGIPLDPITFEELFSRIGTWIGDGLPRPRMIATANPELVMIAQRDSLFFDILNRADLVTADGVGLLWAGRRLGTALPERVTGSDGLPLISERAAREGWRLYLLGAAPGVAEKVATVFQDRYPGLQIVGTHSGTPSAEDEDTLVAGINAAGADILFLAYGSPAQEKWIARNLPRLEVRVVIGVGGAFDFAAGVAKRAPRWAQRAGMEWLHRLVMQPWRWRRMLRLPRFALAVLRRGSRPPFGFHD, encoded by the coding sequence ATGACCCCCGATACAAGGATTGCCCCCCCTATCCCACAGCGTCTCCTTGCCGTGAAGATCGGTGACATTGGCGATCTGATCTGTGTGACGCCGGCACTACGGGCGCTGCGCGAAACCTTCCCTACTGCCCAAATTGACATCCTGACAACACCCCACGCCGCGCCGATCTTGGCGCACACCGGGTTGGTCGATACGATCATCCCCTTCACCGTGCGCGGGTGGGAAGCAGCACGTGATTTGCTCAAACCCTCTTCACAGCGGGCGTTGTGGACGCTGGCGGGCGATCTTCGCCGCCGCCGTTACGACACAACAATCACCTTTCACCAACTCTCCACTCGTTTTGGGGCGCTAAAACACGCCTTCATTCAACGCGCCGTCGGAGCGCGAGTCCGTGTGGGGCTGGATAACGGACGCGGGTGGTTTTTCAGCCACAGGGTAACCGATGGTGGCTTTGGGGCGCGGCATCAGGTGGGTTATTGGCTTGCCCTTGCCGAGGTCTTGGGAGCGCACACGGCGAATCATCACCTGACCGTCGGCATCAGCGCCCTTGAGCGGGCGTGGGCAGAGGAAACCCTTCCAGCGGGCAAGACCTATGCCGCGATTCACCCAGGCAGCGGAGGATTGAATCCGGCGCGGCGTTGGGATGCGGCGAAATTTGCCGAGGTTGCCGATTATTTGCACCGCCAACGCGGGCATACGGTCATGGTGGTGGGCGGCAAAGGGGACGATGCCGAGTCCGTTCTTGAGGGGATGGAAACACGGGACATTGCCGTAAACCTTGTCGGCAGAACAACACTAAACCAATTGGCGGCGCTTTTGGAGCGCTGCACGCTCTTTGTGGGGGGTGATTCCGGCGTGATGCACCTTGCCGCTGCCATACCGGGCTTGCAAGTGATTAGTCCCTTTGGGGCGACAAACGCCGAGGCATGGCGGGCATGGTCGGAATCGGCGGTGATCTTGCGCAGCCCTTCGCTGTGCAGTCCGTGTGGGTATGTTCACCACACGGCGGGTTTGCGGACGGGCTGCGCGGCACGGACATGCATGAAGGCGATTCCCACAGCAGCGGTGATCGCGGCAATGGAGGGGAACGCTCCCCCACGCCAGACTGCCCCGCCAGAAGTGGGGGCGGCGAATCGCTTCCGTGTCTTGGGGATTCCGCTCGATCCGATCACCTTTGAGGAACTGTTCAGCCGCATTGGGACATGGATTGGCGATGGACTTCCGCGCCCCCGAATGATCGCCACTGCCAACCCCGAACTGGTGATGATTGCCCAACGGGACAGTTTATTTTTCGATATTTTGAATCGCGCCGATCTGGTGACGGCGGATGGGGTCGGGCTGCTTTGGGCGGGGCGGCGGTTGGGAACGGCGCTGCCGGAGCGTGTCACTGGCTCGGATGGGCTGCCGTTGATCAGCGAACGGGCGGCGCGAGAGGGCTGGCGGCTCTACCTGTTGGGGGCGGCGCCGGGGGTTGCCGAGAAGGTAGCGACGGTTTTTCAGGATCGCTATCCGGGTCTACAGATTGTGGGGACGCACAGCGGGACGCCAAGCGCTGAGGATGAAGATACCCTTGTGGCGGGCATCAACGCGGCGGGGGCAGACATCCTCTTTCTTGCCTATGGGTCACCCGCACAAGAAAAATGGATCGCACGGAATTTGCCTCGTTTGGAGGTGCGCGTTGTGATTGGCGTCGGCGGGGCGTTTGACTTTGCCGCGGGCGTGGCAAAACGCGCCCCTCGTTGGGCGCAGCGGGCGGGTATGGAGTGGCTGCACCGCTTGGTGATGCAGCCCTGGCGTTGGCGGCGGATGCTGCGTTTGCCGCGTTTTGCGTTGGCGGTGCTGCGTCGGGGATCACGCCCGCCCTTTGGTTTCCACGACTAA
- a CDS encoding glycosyltransferase family 4 protein codes for MVLVFVGGGALAASIGNPPPSVSRPLSIAIDASRTTIRRRTGTEQYAYHLLQALLRLETEHRFTLYFRDDPGDLFPPFPHVRHCVIPFRRAWTHLRFAAALRKDRPDVTFVPAHTLPFVFPGRAVFTAHDLGYLYFPQAHPRRERLYLDLTTRYSANRAARVIAVSGATRDDLVRHYETPSDKIDVIHLGVEGVSRAPDDEIAAVRLKYTLPERYFLFLGTIQPRKNVPRLTQAYSLWLQASGNSEIGLVVAGKAGWILDVQRDVIAPLPESIQKRVILPGYVPAEDAPALISGALALVFPSLYEGFGLPVIEAMRCGTPVITAITSSLPELAGTAALYVDPLSVEEIAGAMAHMAGSADVRQGLIARGMVQAAEFTWKTAAIQTMKTLEGAAQ; via the coding sequence TTGGTCCTTGTTTTTGTTGGGGGCGGCGCTCTTGCTGCTTCCATTGGCAATCCGCCCCCGTCCGTGAGCCGCCCGCTCTCCATTGCCATTGATGCCAGCCGGACGACCATTCGCCGCCGGACGGGAACAGAGCAGTACGCCTATCACTTGCTCCAAGCCTTGCTGCGTCTTGAAACAGAGCATCGTTTCACTCTCTATTTTCGGGACGATCCGGGCGATTTGTTCCCGCCTTTTCCTCATGTTCGCCACTGTGTGATTCCCTTTCGGCGGGCGTGGACGCACCTCCGTTTTGCCGCCGCCTTGCGAAAAGATCGCCCCGATGTCACCTTTGTCCCCGCCCACACCCTCCCCTTCGTTTTCCCCGGTCGGGCGGTGTTCACGGCTCACGATCTGGGCTATCTCTATTTTCCGCAAGCGCACCCCCGTCGAGAGCGGCTCTACCTTGACCTGACAACGCGCTACAGCGCTAACCGTGCAGCGCGGGTGATCGCTGTCAGTGGGGCAACGCGGGACGATTTGGTTCGGCATTACGAAACCCCTTCGGATAAGATCGATGTGATCCACCTCGGCGTGGAGGGCGTCAGCCGCGCTCCTGATGATGAGATTGCCGCTGTACGGCTGAAATACACCCTTCCTGAACGCTATTTTCTCTTTTTAGGGACGATCCAACCGCGCAAAAATGTCCCCCGTTTGACGCAAGCCTATTCACTCTGGCTACAGGCGAGTGGGAATTCCGAGATCGGCTTGGTGGTGGCGGGGAAAGCCGGGTGGATTTTGGATGTCCAGCGCGATGTGATTGCCCCCCTGCCTGAATCGATTCAAAAACGGGTGATCCTCCCCGGTTACGTCCCAGCGGAAGATGCTCCGGCGCTGATCAGTGGGGCGTTGGCGCTCGTGTTCCCTTCGCTGTACGAGGGATTCGGGCTGCCCGTGATTGAGGCGATGCGTTGTGGGACGCCGGTGATCACGGCGATCACCTCCTCCCTTCCCGAATTGGCGGGAACAGCGGCACTCTACGTTGACCCGCTGAGCGTGGAGGAAATTGCCGGGGCAATGGCACACATGGCGGGCAGCGCCGATGTTCGACAGGGGTTAATCGCACGGGGGATGGTACAAGCAGCAGAGTTCACCTGGAAAACGGCAGCCATCCAGACGATGAAAACATTGGAAGGGGCAGCCCAATGA
- a CDS encoding NADH-quinone oxidoreductase subunit N: protein MQNVVVNSDGAMNLLAMLPALLLTVLGMTVGLLDAFWKASRRREIGLITAVSLFGIALVSFLIQPPAAEAQLLLGGMYRYDVLTQFFVTAILVGAGITCLISLDSPTIGRMGEFYAILVVATLGGCLMAGAADLIMAFIALETLSVSLYILAGFLTNSARSAEAGIKYFLFGAFTSAVMLYGFSLLYGFTGSTNFYAIGGQIAAIFSRASDPAATLPLILAMIMILVGFGFKISAVPFHFWTPDVYEGAPTPVTAYISVASKAASFALMARFFIIVFQGNDPTRFWVQIIAILAVVTMTVGNLFALVQKNIKRLIAYSSIAQAGYALIGVAAVAGQPGSAPGAGIAALGFYMAMYILTNLAAFGVIIVVSKVKDSEMIADFAGLSRRNLGLALVLTIALLSLAGIPPAAGFFGKFFLFKAAVDSNLTWLAVVGILNAMIALYYYIIVIKVLFVDAGVDEDKPITVSPPYVWALSIATILVILLGTFLATPIFDFARRAAEGLFS from the coding sequence ATGCAAAACGTCGTTGTGAATTCCGATGGAGCAATGAACCTGCTCGCCATGCTCCCGGCGCTGTTACTCACGGTGCTAGGCATGACGGTGGGCTTGCTCGATGCTTTTTGGAAGGCAAGCCGCCGCCGCGAGATTGGGCTGATCACGGCGGTCAGTTTGTTTGGGATCGCCCTTGTGTCGTTCCTCATCCAACCCCCCGCAGCAGAGGCGCAGCTTCTTTTGGGGGGGATGTACCGTTACGATGTGCTGACCCAGTTTTTCGTCACGGCAATCTTGGTGGGGGCGGGAATCACCTGCTTGATCAGCTTGGACAGCCCCACCATTGGACGAATGGGGGAGTTCTACGCCATCCTCGTTGTGGCAACGCTCGGCGGCTGCCTGATGGCGGGGGCAGCGGATTTGATCATGGCGTTCATCGCCCTTGAGACGCTCTCGGTCAGCCTGTACATCCTCGCTGGCTTCCTCACAAACAGCGCCCGCAGCGCCGAGGCGGGGATCAAATACTTCCTCTTTGGGGCGTTCACCTCAGCGGTGATGCTCTACGGCTTCAGCTTGCTCTACGGCTTTACGGGCAGCACAAACTTTTACGCCATAGGAGGGCAGATCGCGGCGATCTTCAGCCGCGCCTCCGATCCGGCAGCCACCCTTCCGCTGATCTTGGCAATGATCATGATCCTCGTTGGGTTTGGCTTCAAGATCAGCGCCGTACCATTTCACTTCTGGACGCCCGATGTTTATGAGGGAGCGCCAACGCCCGTCACTGCCTACATCAGCGTCGCCAGTAAAGCGGCCAGCTTCGCCCTGATGGCACGCTTTTTCATCATCGTCTTTCAGGGGAATGATCCCACCCGCTTCTGGGTGCAGATCATCGCTATTCTCGCCGTTGTGACGATGACAGTGGGGAACCTGTTTGCCCTTGTCCAGAAGAACATCAAACGGCTAATCGCCTATTCCTCGATTGCCCAAGCCGGTTACGCGCTGATCGGTGTGGCGGCAGTTGCCGGACAACCGGGGAGCGCCCCGGGTGCTGGTATCGCCGCGCTTGGCTTCTATATGGCGATGTATATCCTGACCAATCTCGCCGCCTTCGGCGTGATCATCGTCGTTTCAAAAGTGAAGGACAGCGAGATGATTGCCGATTTCGCTGGACTTTCACGGCGTAATTTGGGCTTGGCGCTGGTCTTGACTATCGCCTTGCTCTCGTTGGCAGGCATTCCGCCAGCGGCGGGCTTCTTCGGAAAGTTCTTCCTATTCAAAGCCGCCGTCGATTCTAACCTGACATGGTTGGCGGTGGTGGGCATCTTGAACGCGATGATCGCCCTTTACTACTACATCATCGTGATCAAAGTTCTCTTTGTGGACGCTGGCGTGGATGAGGACAAGCCAATTACCGTCAGCCCACCTTACGTCTGGGCGTTGAGCATCGCCACCATCTTGGTGATCTTGCTTGGCACCTTCTTGGCAACGCCCATCTTTGACTTTGCACGTCGGGCGGCAGAGGGGTTATTCTCCTAG